One Mauremys mutica isolate MM-2020 ecotype Southern chromosome 19, ASM2049712v1, whole genome shotgun sequence genomic window carries:
- the CORO6 gene encoding coronin-6 isoform X3 has protein sequence MSRRVVRQSKFRHVFGQPVKADQMYEDIRVSRVTWDSSFCAVNPKFVAIIVESGGGGAFMVLPLAKTGRVDKNHPLVTGHTAPVLDIDWCPHNDNVIASASEDTTVMVWQIPDYVPMRNLTEPIVTLEGHSKRVGIITWHPTARNVLLSAGGDNLLILWNVGTGEMLLTLDDMHGDLIYNVCWNRTGSLLVTTCKDKHVRLIDPRKQQVVAENFEEPVALQEMDTSNGVLLPFYDPDSSIVYLCGKGDSSIRYFEITAEAPYVHYLSTYSSKEPQRGMGFMPKRGLDVSKCEIARFFKLHERKCEPIVMTVPRKSDLFQDDLYPDTPGPEPALEAAEWLAGKDAEPILVSLRDGYVPLKNRELKVTRKNILDNKPPVGPRRSHSTCDANFSRPSLEDLLEEIRSLRQTVQAQEKRISDLENKLCKFTNGTA, from the exons ATGAGCCGCAGGGTGGTGCGCCAGAGTAAGTTCCGGCACGTCTTCGGGCAGCCGGTGAAGGCCGACCAGATGTACGAGGACATCCGGGTGTCCAGGGTGACCTGGGACAGCTCCTTCTGCGCCGTCAACCCCAAGTTCGTGGCCATCATCGTGGAGTCCGGCGGCGGAGGGGCCTTCATGGTGCTGCCCTTGGCCAAG ACGGGGCGCGTGGATAAGAACCATCCCCTGGTGACTGGGCACACGGCGCCCGTGCTGGACATCGACTGGTGCCCTCACAACGACAACGTCATCGCCAGCGCCTCCGAGGACACCACGGTCATG gTCTGGCAGATCCCCGACTACGTGCCCATGCGGAACCTCACGGAGCCCATCGTCACCCTGGAGGGGCACTCCAAGAGAGTGGGCATCATCACGTGGCACCCCACGGCTCGCAACGTGCTGCTCAGCGCAG GCGGAGACAACCTGCTGATCCTGTGGAACGTGGGCACGGGCGAGATGCTGCTGACCCTGGACGACATGCACGGCGACCTCATCTACAACGTGTGCTGGAACCGCACCGGCAGCCTGCTCGTCACCACCTGCAAGGACAAGCACGTGCGCCTCATCGACCCCCGCAAGCAGCAGGTGGTGGCG GAGAACTTTGAGGAGCCGGTCGCGCTGCAGGAGATGGACACCAGCAATGGGGTGCTGCTCCCCTTCTACGACCCCGACTCCAGCATCGTCTACCTGTGCGGCAAG GGCGACAGCAGCATCCGCTACTTCGAGATCACGGCCGAGGCGCCCTACGTGCACTACCTGAGCACGTACAGCAGCAAGGAGCCCCAGCGCGGCATGGGCTTCATGCCAAAGCGAGGCCTGGACGTCAGCAAGTGCGAGATCGCCAG GTTCTTCAAGCTGCATGAGCGGAAGTGCGAGCCCATCGTCATGACAGTGCCGCGGAAG TCAGACCTGTTCCAGGACGACCTGTACCCCGACACGCCCGGCCCCGAGCCGGCGCTCGAGGCGGCCGAGTGGCTGGCGGGGAAGGACGCGGAGCCCATCCTCGTCTCGCTGCGGGATGGCTACGTGCCTCTCAAGAACCGCGAGCTCAAGGTCACCAGGAAGAACATCCTGGACAACAAACCTCCCGTGGGGCCGCGCCGCAGCCACTCCACCTGCGATGCCAATTTCTCG CGGCCCAGCCTGGAGGATCTGCTGGAGGAGATCCGCTCCCTGCGACAGACCGTCCAAGCGCAGGAGAAGCGCATCTCTGACCTGGAGAACAAACTCTGCAAATTCACCAACGGCACAGCCTAG
- the CORO6 gene encoding coronin-6 isoform X1 produces the protein MSRRVVRQSKFRHVFGQPVKADQMYEDIRVSRVTWDSSFCAVNPKFVAIIVESGGGGAFMVLPLAKTGRVDKNHPLVTGHTAPVLDIDWCPHNDNVIASASEDTTVMVWQIPDYVPMRNLTEPIVTLEGHSKRVGIITWHPTARNVLLSAGGDNLLILWNVGTGEMLLTLDDMHGDLIYNVCWNRTGSLLVTTCKDKHVRLIDPRKQQVVAEKVKPHEGARPIRAIFMADGKIFTTGFSKMSERQLALWDLERFAPHEGMRPMRAVFTREGHIFTTGFTRMSQRELGLWDPENFEEPVALQEMDTSNGVLLPFYDPDSSIVYLCGKGDSSIRYFEITAEAPYVHYLSTYSSKEPQRGMGFMPKRGLDVSKCEIARFFKLHERKCEPIVMTVPRKSDLFQDDLYPDTPGPEPALEAAEWLAGKDAEPILVSLRDGYVPLKNRELKVTRKNILDNKPPVGPRRSHSTCDANFSRPSLEDLLEEIRSLRQTVQAQEKRISDLENKLCKFTNGTA, from the exons ATGAGCCGCAGGGTGGTGCGCCAGAGTAAGTTCCGGCACGTCTTCGGGCAGCCGGTGAAGGCCGACCAGATGTACGAGGACATCCGGGTGTCCAGGGTGACCTGGGACAGCTCCTTCTGCGCCGTCAACCCCAAGTTCGTGGCCATCATCGTGGAGTCCGGCGGCGGAGGGGCCTTCATGGTGCTGCCCTTGGCCAAG ACGGGGCGCGTGGATAAGAACCATCCCCTGGTGACTGGGCACACGGCGCCCGTGCTGGACATCGACTGGTGCCCTCACAACGACAACGTCATCGCCAGCGCCTCCGAGGACACCACGGTCATG gTCTGGCAGATCCCCGACTACGTGCCCATGCGGAACCTCACGGAGCCCATCGTCACCCTGGAGGGGCACTCCAAGAGAGTGGGCATCATCACGTGGCACCCCACGGCTCGCAACGTGCTGCTCAGCGCAG GCGGAGACAACCTGCTGATCCTGTGGAACGTGGGCACGGGCGAGATGCTGCTGACCCTGGACGACATGCACGGCGACCTCATCTACAACGTGTGCTGGAACCGCACCGGCAGCCTGCTCGTCACCACCTGCAAGGACAAGCACGTGCGCCTCATCGACCCCCGCAAGCAGCAGGTGGTGGCG GAGAAAGTCAAGCCGCATGAAGGCGCCCGCCCCATCAGAGCCATCTTCATGGCCGATGGCAAGATCTTCACCACGGGCTTCAGCAAGATGAGTGAGCGGCAGCTGGCGCTCTGGGACCTG GAGAGGTTTGCCCCGCACGAAGGAATGAGGCCCATGCGGGCCGTCTTCACGCGGGAAGGACACATCTTTACCACGGGCTTTACCCGCATGAGCCAGCGGGAGCTGGGCTTGTGGGACCCG GAGAACTTTGAGGAGCCGGTCGCGCTGCAGGAGATGGACACCAGCAATGGGGTGCTGCTCCCCTTCTACGACCCCGACTCCAGCATCGTCTACCTGTGCGGCAAG GGCGACAGCAGCATCCGCTACTTCGAGATCACGGCCGAGGCGCCCTACGTGCACTACCTGAGCACGTACAGCAGCAAGGAGCCCCAGCGCGGCATGGGCTTCATGCCAAAGCGAGGCCTGGACGTCAGCAAGTGCGAGATCGCCAG GTTCTTCAAGCTGCATGAGCGGAAGTGCGAGCCCATCGTCATGACAGTGCCGCGGAAG TCAGACCTGTTCCAGGACGACCTGTACCCCGACACGCCCGGCCCCGAGCCGGCGCTCGAGGCGGCCGAGTGGCTGGCGGGGAAGGACGCGGAGCCCATCCTCGTCTCGCTGCGGGATGGCTACGTGCCTCTCAAGAACCGCGAGCTCAAGGTCACCAGGAAGAACATCCTGGACAACAAACCTCCCGTGGGGCCGCGCCGCAGCCACTCCACCTGCGATGCCAATTTCTCG CGGCCCAGCCTGGAGGATCTGCTGGAGGAGATCCGCTCCCTGCGACAGACCGTCCAAGCGCAGGAGAAGCGCATCTCTGACCTGGAGAACAAACTCTGCAAATTCACCAACGGCACAGCCTAG
- the CORO6 gene encoding coronin-6 isoform X2 — protein MSRRVVRQSKFRHVFGQPVKADQMYEDIRVSRVTWDSSFCAVNPKFVAIIVESGGGGAFMVLPLAKTGRVDKNHPLVTGHTAPVLDIDWCPHNDNVIASASEDTTVMVWQIPDYVPMRNLTEPIVTLEGHSKRVGIITWHPTARNVLLSAGGDNLLILWNVGTGEMLLTLDDMHGDLIYNVCWNRTGSLLVTTCKDKHVRLIDPRKQQVVAEKVKPHEGARPIRAIFMADGKIFTTGFSKMSERQLALWDLENFEEPVALQEMDTSNGVLLPFYDPDSSIVYLCGKGDSSIRYFEITAEAPYVHYLSTYSSKEPQRGMGFMPKRGLDVSKCEIARFFKLHERKCEPIVMTVPRKSDLFQDDLYPDTPGPEPALEAAEWLAGKDAEPILVSLRDGYVPLKNRELKVTRKNILDNKPPVGPRRSHSTCDANFSRPSLEDLLEEIRSLRQTVQAQEKRISDLENKLCKFTNGTA, from the exons ATGAGCCGCAGGGTGGTGCGCCAGAGTAAGTTCCGGCACGTCTTCGGGCAGCCGGTGAAGGCCGACCAGATGTACGAGGACATCCGGGTGTCCAGGGTGACCTGGGACAGCTCCTTCTGCGCCGTCAACCCCAAGTTCGTGGCCATCATCGTGGAGTCCGGCGGCGGAGGGGCCTTCATGGTGCTGCCCTTGGCCAAG ACGGGGCGCGTGGATAAGAACCATCCCCTGGTGACTGGGCACACGGCGCCCGTGCTGGACATCGACTGGTGCCCTCACAACGACAACGTCATCGCCAGCGCCTCCGAGGACACCACGGTCATG gTCTGGCAGATCCCCGACTACGTGCCCATGCGGAACCTCACGGAGCCCATCGTCACCCTGGAGGGGCACTCCAAGAGAGTGGGCATCATCACGTGGCACCCCACGGCTCGCAACGTGCTGCTCAGCGCAG GCGGAGACAACCTGCTGATCCTGTGGAACGTGGGCACGGGCGAGATGCTGCTGACCCTGGACGACATGCACGGCGACCTCATCTACAACGTGTGCTGGAACCGCACCGGCAGCCTGCTCGTCACCACCTGCAAGGACAAGCACGTGCGCCTCATCGACCCCCGCAAGCAGCAGGTGGTGGCG GAGAAAGTCAAGCCGCATGAAGGCGCCCGCCCCATCAGAGCCATCTTCATGGCCGATGGCAAGATCTTCACCACGGGCTTCAGCAAGATGAGTGAGCGGCAGCTGGCGCTCTGGGACCTG GAGAACTTTGAGGAGCCGGTCGCGCTGCAGGAGATGGACACCAGCAATGGGGTGCTGCTCCCCTTCTACGACCCCGACTCCAGCATCGTCTACCTGTGCGGCAAG GGCGACAGCAGCATCCGCTACTTCGAGATCACGGCCGAGGCGCCCTACGTGCACTACCTGAGCACGTACAGCAGCAAGGAGCCCCAGCGCGGCATGGGCTTCATGCCAAAGCGAGGCCTGGACGTCAGCAAGTGCGAGATCGCCAG GTTCTTCAAGCTGCATGAGCGGAAGTGCGAGCCCATCGTCATGACAGTGCCGCGGAAG TCAGACCTGTTCCAGGACGACCTGTACCCCGACACGCCCGGCCCCGAGCCGGCGCTCGAGGCGGCCGAGTGGCTGGCGGGGAAGGACGCGGAGCCCATCCTCGTCTCGCTGCGGGATGGCTACGTGCCTCTCAAGAACCGCGAGCTCAAGGTCACCAGGAAGAACATCCTGGACAACAAACCTCCCGTGGGGCCGCGCCGCAGCCACTCCACCTGCGATGCCAATTTCTCG CGGCCCAGCCTGGAGGATCTGCTGGAGGAGATCCGCTCCCTGCGACAGACCGTCCAAGCGCAGGAGAAGCGCATCTCTGACCTGGAGAACAAACTCTGCAAATTCACCAACGGCACAGCCTAG
- the ANKRD13B gene encoding ankyrin repeat domain-containing protein 13B, with translation MPGPGPGGPLGLRALGQPAPLPAAAGERGAARRGRALPFVCAGGARSAAWSPALGAGAPPPRGAPEPGPARPRSPPSHMPLQPQPPPRAAGSPAPSPAPPRRRSRRGHRMIAASAAGKGPEGRYPLHRLVWHNRARELDRELSTQQVDIEQLDPRGRTPLHLATTLGHLDCARVLLQHGADVGKENRSGWTVLQEAVSTRDLELVQLVLRYRDYQRAVKRLAGIPILLEKLRKAQDFYVEMKWEFTSWVPLVSKICPSDTYKVWKSGQNLRVDTTLLGFDHMTWQRGNRSFVFRGQDTSAVVLEIDHDRQVVYSETLALASHGHEGLLAAVQPTEEQVMGRLTAPVVTTQLDTKNIAFERNKTGLLGWRSEKTEVVNGYEAKVYGASNVELITRTRTEHLSDQHKGKPKGSKTPLQSFLGIAEQHVGPSNGTLITQTRSHTNPTAITPEEYFNPSFELGSRDMGRPMELTTKTQKFKAKLWLCEDHPLSLGEQVAPIIDLMAISNALFAKLRDFITLRLPPGFPVKIEIPIFHILNARITFGNLNGCDEPVSSVRRSSGSEAPSPSSDSSSVSSASSLASCRACEMDPSLFEAPPGYSVRGSQRDAMREEDDDLLQFAIQQSLLEAGTEYDQVTIWEALTNSKPGTHPLSQEGRRGDRTPQHTPPPRQASPQQQGGGSSGPSPLFHSYDEQLRLAMELSAREQAEAERRTRQEEEELRRILQLSLTEQ, from the exons atgccggggccggggccgggggggccgctGGGGCTCCGCGCCCTTGGGCAGCCAGCGCCGCTTCCTGCCGCTGCGGGTgagcgcggcgcggcgcggcgcggccggGCGCTTCCCTTTGTGTGCGCGGGCGGAGCGCgcagcgctgcctggagcccggCGCTCGGCGCTGGAGCGCCCCCCCCGCGGGGAGCCCCGGAGCCGGGCCCGGCGCGCCCGAGATCCCCTCCCAGCCACAtgccgctgcagccccagcctcctccccgcGCCGCCGGCAGCCCCGcgcccagccccgcgcccccgcGCCGCCGGAGCCGGCGTGGCCACAGGATGATCGCCGCCTCCGCCGCCGGGAAGGGGCCGGAGGGCAGGTACCCGCTGCACCGCCTGGTCTGGCACAACCGAGCCCGCGAGCTGGACCgggagctcagcacccagcag GTGGACATTGAGCAGCTGGACCCACGGGGCCGCACGCCCCTGCACCTCGCCACCACGCTGGGCCACCTGGACTGTGCCAGGGTCCTGCTCCAGCACGGAGCCGACGTGGGCAAGGAGAACCGCAGCGGCTGGACAG tgctccaagaggcGGTGAGCACCCGCGACCTGGAGCTGGTGCAGCTGGTCCTGCGGTACCGCGACTATCAGCGAGCCGTCAAGCGCCTGGCTGGGATCCCCATCCTGCTGGAGAAGCTGCGCAAG gccCAGGATTTCTACGTGGAGATGAAATGGGAATTCACCAGCTGGG TGCCCTTGGTCTCCAAGATCTGCCCCAGTGACACCTACAAGGTGTGGAAGAGCGGCCAGAACCTGCGTGTGGACACGACGCTGCTCGGCTTCGACCACATGACCTGGCAGCGGGGAAACCGCAGCTTCGTCTTCCGGGGACAAG ACACCAGCGCGGTGGTGCTGGAGATCGACCACGACCGGCAGGTGGTGTACTCCGAGACgctggcactggccagccacGGCCACGAGGGTCTGCTGGCTGCTGTGCAGCCCACCGAGGAGCAGGTGATGGGCCGGCTCACCGCGCCCGTCGTCACCACGCAGCTGGACACCAAGAACATCGCCTTCGAGAG GAACAAGACGGGGCTCCTGGGCTGGCGGAGCGAGAAGACGGAGGTGGTGAACGGGTACGAGGCCAAG GTTTACGGCGCATCCAACGTGGAGCTGATCACGCGGACGCGGACGGAGCACCTCTCCGACCAGCACAAGGGGAAGCCCAAAG gcagcaagaCCCCACTGCAGTCCTTCCTGGGGATCGCCGAGCAGCACGTGGGGCCCAGCAATGGG ACGCTGATCACACAGACCCGGAGCCACACCAACCCCACGGCCATCACCCCCGAGGAGTACTTCAACCCCAGCTTCGAGCTGGGCAGCAGAGACATGGGGCGCCCCATGGAGCTCACCACCAAGACGCAGAA GTTCAAGGCCAAGCTGTGGCTGTGCGAGGATCACCCACTGTCCCTGGGCGAGCAGGTGGCACCGATCATCGACCTCATGGCCATAAGCAACGCGCTCTTCGCCAAGCTCCGGGATTTCATCACGCTCCGCCTGCCGCCCGGCTTCCCTGTCAAGATAG aaaTTCCCATCTTCCACATCCTCAACGCCCGCATCACCTTCGGGAACCTCAACGGCTGCGACGAGCCCGTCAGCTCCGTGCGCCGCAGCTCCGGCAGCGAGGCACCTTCGCCCAGCAGCGACTCCTCCAGCGTCAGCAGCGCCAGCTCCCTGG CCTCCTGCCGGGCTTGTGAGATGGACCCGTCCCTGTTCGAGGCCCCGCCTGGGTACAGCGTGCGGGGCAGCCAGCGGGACGCCATGCGCGAGGAGGACGACGACCTGCTGCAGTTCGCCATCCAACAGAGCCTGCTGGAGGCTGGCACGGAGTACGACCAG GTGACCATCTGGGAAGCTTTGACCAACAGCAAGCCGGGCACGCACCCCTTGTCCCAGGAGGGCCGGCGAGGAGACAG GACACCCCAGCACACGCCACCCCCCCGGCAGGCcagcccccagcagcagggcgggggcagcagcgggCCCAGCCCCCTGTTCCACAGCTACGACGAGCAGCTGCGCCTGGCCATGGAGCTGTCGGCGCGGGAGCAGGCGGAGGCGGAGCGGCGCACgcggcaggaggaggaggagctgcggcGCATCCTGCAGCTCTCGCTGACCGAGCAGTAG